One segment of Actinomyces sp. 432 DNA contains the following:
- a CDS encoding alpha-amylase family glycosyl hydrolase: MRLQDLHVGWHRRSRDLGAVAATTLTLSAGAIGLAAQPAAAVADETAPASVALVGSLQDELGCSADWDPACDATELTDVDGDGTWEYTATVPAGAYEIKVALNDSWDTSYGKNGGADNIPLTLAGDAELTFTWNQDNHRIGLVSTDLTGDYTDADAALAAAPVRQGTAEQFYFVLTDRFANGDTSNDAGGLTGGRDITGLDPTDKGYYHGGDIQGLIDHLDYIQGLGTTAIWLTPSFTNQPVQGSGADASAGYHGYWITDFTSIDPHLGGNEALAQLRDALHARGMKLYLDIITNHTADLISYEEGTYSYVETADVPYTDADGNVVDISALAGQEDFPTLDAATSFPYTPVRNGDVIPEALNDVTLYHNRGDSTWTGESTTMGDFQGLDDLMTENPIVEQTFEDVYTAWMDFGVDGFRIDTVKHVNYEFWQAWTAAIDAHAEATNPDFFTFGEVYDADATKTSPYVRGTGMDATLDFAFQAAAQGFARGRPTTNLSTFFATDDYYTTTHSSIYAEPTFLGNHDMGRIGYLLGGGAGSAELLTRSELAHSLMLLTRGQPVIYYGDEQGFAGSGGDKDARQDMFATQVDQYATEQLIDGTVAGSTDRYDTDSALYQHIATVSQLRATYPALSTGSQIELYSQDSAGVYAFARVDRDEKIEHLVALNNAGEDQVVTFTTLTPGAAYTPLYGTEQAVTADADGTVTLTVPAMSAVVLRADATVAAAENPTVDFTTAYGTNLSGSTAEIAATTAAGRWAETTFSYRPLGTEDWTVVGTAEDDTPRVYADLSAVPTGTVLEVRAVTTDAAGNRAATSTLAVVGADLTGAEPEAKPDAPIDGLEVTIPGDHNTEMGCISDWQPDCEQALLTQDPVSGLYTGTFDIPAGTWQYKVAIGGTWDENYGADGVPGGDNIYYTTDGLKPVAFYYDARTHLVWHEVTEPPAADPTAEPTAVPSATSTSVPGADPSAEATASAQPGASAQSTAPAAVGGSTAPAAVGESTAPAATAAATAPGVTATVPAGGGAASSATATVPAEGASPSSSATPVGATGALARTGAIGVMPLTVAALALIVAGALLHRRRRA, from the coding sequence GTGCGCTTGCAAGACTTGCATGTCGGGTGGCATCGGCGTTCTCGCGACCTCGGTGCCGTCGCCGCGACCACCCTCACCCTGTCCGCCGGAGCCATAGGCCTGGCCGCGCAACCCGCCGCCGCCGTCGCCGACGAGACGGCCCCCGCATCCGTCGCGCTGGTCGGCTCGCTGCAGGATGAGCTCGGTTGCAGCGCCGACTGGGACCCCGCCTGCGACGCCACCGAGCTGACCGACGTCGACGGCGACGGCACCTGGGAGTACACCGCCACGGTGCCCGCCGGCGCCTACGAGATCAAGGTCGCCCTGAACGACTCCTGGGACACCTCCTACGGCAAGAACGGCGGCGCCGACAACATCCCCCTCACCCTCGCCGGCGACGCCGAGCTCACCTTCACCTGGAACCAGGACAACCACCGCATTGGGCTGGTCTCCACCGACCTGACCGGCGACTACACCGACGCCGACGCCGCCCTGGCCGCCGCCCCGGTGCGCCAGGGCACGGCTGAGCAGTTCTACTTCGTTCTCACTGACCGCTTCGCCAACGGCGACACCTCCAACGACGCCGGCGGACTCACCGGCGGCCGCGACATCACCGGCCTGGACCCCACCGACAAGGGCTACTACCACGGCGGCGACATCCAGGGACTGATCGACCACCTGGACTACATCCAAGGCCTGGGCACCACCGCCATCTGGCTTACCCCCTCCTTCACCAACCAGCCCGTCCAGGGCAGTGGGGCGGACGCCTCCGCCGGCTACCACGGCTACTGGATCACCGACTTCACCTCCATCGACCCCCACCTGGGCGGTAACGAGGCACTCGCACAGCTGCGCGACGCCCTCCACGCGCGCGGCATGAAGCTGTACCTGGACATCATCACCAACCACACCGCCGACCTCATCAGCTACGAGGAGGGCACCTACTCCTACGTCGAGACCGCCGACGTGCCCTACACCGACGCCGACGGCAACGTCGTCGACATCTCCGCCCTGGCCGGCCAGGAAGACTTCCCGACCCTCGACGCCGCCACCTCCTTCCCCTACACGCCCGTGCGCAACGGTGACGTCATCCCCGAGGCCCTCAACGACGTCACCCTGTACCACAACCGCGGCGACTCCACATGGACGGGGGAGTCCACCACCATGGGCGACTTCCAGGGCCTGGACGACCTGATGACGGAGAACCCGATCGTCGAGCAGACCTTCGAGGACGTCTACACCGCCTGGATGGACTTCGGCGTGGACGGCTTCCGCATCGACACCGTCAAGCACGTCAACTACGAGTTCTGGCAGGCCTGGACCGCCGCCATCGACGCCCACGCCGAGGCCACCAACCCGGACTTCTTCACCTTCGGCGAGGTCTACGACGCCGACGCCACCAAGACCAGCCCCTACGTGCGCGGCACCGGCATGGACGCCACCCTCGACTTCGCCTTCCAGGCCGCCGCCCAGGGCTTCGCCCGGGGCCGGCCGACGACGAACCTGAGCACTTTCTTCGCCACCGACGACTACTACACGACCACTCACTCCAGCATCTATGCCGAACCCACCTTCCTGGGCAACCACGACATGGGTCGTATCGGCTACCTGCTGGGCGGCGGGGCCGGCAGCGCGGAGCTGCTCACCCGCTCCGAGCTGGCCCACTCGCTGATGCTGCTGACCCGCGGCCAGCCGGTCATCTACTACGGCGACGAGCAGGGCTTCGCCGGCTCCGGCGGGGACAAGGACGCCCGCCAGGATATGTTCGCCACCCAGGTGGACCAGTACGCGACCGAGCAGCTCATCGACGGCACCGTCGCCGGCTCCACCGACCGCTACGACACCGACTCTGCGCTCTACCAGCACATCGCCACTGTGTCCCAGCTGCGCGCCACCTACCCGGCCCTGTCCACCGGCTCCCAGATCGAGCTGTACTCCCAGGACTCCGCCGGCGTATACGCCTTCGCCCGCGTGGACCGCGACGAGAAGATCGAGCACCTGGTCGCCCTGAACAATGCCGGCGAGGACCAGGTGGTCACCTTCACCACCCTCACTCCCGGGGCCGCCTACACCCCGCTGTACGGCACCGAGCAGGCGGTCACGGCCGACGCCGACGGCACGGTCACGCTGACCGTGCCCGCGATGAGCGCCGTCGTGCTGCGCGCCGACGCCACCGTCGCCGCTGCCGAGAACCCCACGGTCGACTTCACCACCGCCTACGGGACGAACCTGTCCGGCTCCACCGCCGAGATCGCCGCCACCACCGCCGCCGGCCGCTGGGCGGAGACCACCTTCTCCTACCGGCCGCTCGGCACCGAGGACTGGACCGTCGTCGGCACCGCCGAGGATGACACCCCGCGCGTGTACGCGGACCTGTCCGCGGTGCCCACCGGCACCGTCCTGGAGGTGCGGGCGGTAACGACCGACGCCGCCGGCAACCGGGCCGCCACCTCCACCCTCGCCGTCGTAGGCGCCGACCTGACCGGCGCCGAGCCCGAGGCCAAGCCGGATGCCCCCATCGACGGCCTCGAGGTCACCATCCCCGGCGACCACAACACCGAGATGGGCTGCATCTCCGACTGGCAGCCCGACTGCGAGCAGGCGCTGCTCACCCAGGACCCGGTCTCCGGCCTGTACACCGGCACCTTCGACATCCCCGCCGGCACCTGGCAGTACAAGGTCGCCATCGGCGGCACCTGGGACGAGAACTACGGCGCCGATGGCGTCCCCGGCGGCGACAACATCTACTACACCACGGACGGCCTAAAGCCCGTCGCCTTCTACTACGACGCCCGCACCCACCTGGTGTGGCACGAGGTCACGGAGCCGCCCGCAGCCGATCCCACCGCGGAGCCCACTGCCGTCCCGTCAGCCACTTCCACGTCGGTGCCCGGCGCGGATCCGAGTGCCGAGGCGACGGCGTCGGCGCAGCCCGGTGCCTCCGCGCAGAGCACCGCGCCCGCGGCGGTCGGGGGAAGCACTGCGCCCGCGGCGGTCGGGGAGAGCACTGCGCCCGCGGCTACGGCGGCTGCCACTGCCCCCGGTGTAACGGCTACGGTCCCCGCAGGCGGCGGTGCGGCGTCGTCGGCGACCGCGACCGTCCCTGCTGAGGGGGCTTCGCCGTCGTCCTCCGCGACACCCGTCGGCGCCACCGGCGCGCTGGCCCGTACCGGAGCCATCGGGGTCATGCCGCTGACCGTGGCCGCTCTGGCGCTGATCGTGGCGGGGGCGCTCCTGCACCGGCGTCGCCGCGCCTGA
- a CDS encoding ABC transporter permease: protein MSTPRTTPAQVPAAPQDPRRSNRGLLLATIGIPAVIILMLLAFLAPSIGSGAKDLPLALAAPEAAQDQLLTQLETSAPGVFDVTVVEDTQAVTSAVENREAIGGIAITADESGQQVEVVTASGAGSPYSALLTNLATALEAQIDAQAVAAAQAQGADAATLAQVQQEASTSQAVTVTDVAPLPADDPAGVALSSVALPLVFGGLASGVILSLVLRTSLWKRVLGATAIAALGGLCVAVVLQTWFGAVSGSFLLLWAGLTLGIAAISLTLIGLQELMGYAGIGLGAVIMLFVANPLSGLATGWQWLPSGWGAFGQLLPVGAAGTWLRSAAYFDGAGMGASPWVLTAWIVCGLALLAVGAYANARRGRGDRVS from the coding sequence ATGAGCACCCCACGAACCACCCCGGCGCAGGTCCCCGCCGCGCCCCAGGACCCGCGGCGTTCCAACCGCGGGCTCCTGCTCGCCACCATCGGCATTCCCGCCGTCATCATCCTCATGCTCCTGGCGTTCCTGGCGCCGTCCATAGGCTCCGGCGCCAAGGACCTGCCCCTGGCGCTCGCGGCACCGGAGGCCGCACAGGACCAGTTGCTGACTCAGCTGGAGACCTCCGCACCCGGAGTGTTCGACGTGACCGTCGTCGAGGACACCCAGGCGGTGACCAGCGCGGTTGAGAACCGTGAGGCCATCGGCGGGATCGCCATCACCGCCGACGAGTCGGGCCAGCAAGTCGAGGTGGTAACCGCCTCCGGCGCGGGCAGCCCCTACTCCGCACTGCTGACCAACCTCGCCACCGCACTGGAGGCGCAGATTGACGCGCAGGCCGTGGCCGCCGCCCAGGCGCAGGGCGCCGACGCCGCCACGCTCGCACAGGTCCAGCAGGAGGCGAGTACCTCGCAGGCGGTCACCGTAACCGACGTCGCCCCCCTGCCCGCCGACGACCCGGCCGGAGTGGCCCTGTCCTCGGTGGCGCTGCCGCTGGTGTTCGGGGGCCTGGCCTCGGGCGTGATCCTGAGCCTGGTACTGCGCACTTCTCTGTGGAAGCGCGTGCTGGGGGCGACGGCAATCGCCGCACTTGGCGGGCTGTGCGTCGCCGTCGTGCTACAGACCTGGTTCGGCGCCGTCTCCGGCTCCTTCCTGCTGCTGTGGGCGGGCCTGACCCTCGGCATCGCGGCGATCTCCCTGACGCTGATCGGCCTGCAGGAGCTGATGGGCTATGCCGGCATAGGGCTAGGCGCCGTAATCATGCTGTTTGTGGCCAACCCGCTCTCCGGCCTCGCCACCGGGTGGCAGTGGCTCCCCAGCGGGTGGGGAGCATTCGGGCAGCTACTGCCCGTCGGGGCGGCCGGCACCTGGCTGCGCTCCGCCGCCTACTTCGACGGCGCCGGCATGGGGGCGAGCCCATGGGTGCTGACGGCCTGGATCGTCTGCGGCCTGGCCCTGCTCGCCGTCGGCGCGTACGCCAATGCCCGCCGCGGTCGTGGTGATCGCGTGAGCTGA